In the genome of Candidatus Cloacimonadota bacterium, the window AAGCATTTTTTTTCCATAAACCTTGCATTACACTTCGTGATGAAACCGAATGGGTCGAACTTGTTGATCATGGTTATAATTTTATTACCGGAGCAGATTCAAATGTAATATATTCTTCCTACAGAGAAATGATAAATAAATCTTTGCATTTTGATCAGGATTTCTATGGAAATGGAAACGCATCCGATATCATAATTCAAGAAATTATGAAAAAAGGTTAATTTCATAACCACTTATAATTTATTATAGATAGACTATTTTTTTTCTTATTTTCAAAAAAAACAAAAATAATCCTTGACAGCAATTGCACTGGTGTATTGGTTGACCCAGACACTAAAGCAGTAGCACAGTGAGGAAGGAATGAAATTTAATGAAAATATTCCGATTTACCTCCAGATTAAGGAGGAGATCGAAAAAGCAATTATCACTAAATCCATCAAAGAAGAAGATAAAATCCAATCTATCAGAACACTTGCTCAACAGTATCGTTTGAATCCGCAGACGATTTCCAGTGCAGTCAGCGAGTTGATAAACGAAGGAATTCTCTATAAAAAGAGAGGAATCGGATTATTTGTAAATAAAGGTGCTCAGCAAGAATTGAAAAAGAAAAAAAGTGCTGAATTCCGTAAAATCGAACTCCAAAAAATAATCAAAAAAGGAAAAAATTTAGGAATCGATAAAAACGAATTTTTCAAAGTCATCGAGCAAATATAT includes:
- a CDS encoding GntR family transcriptional regulator yields the protein MKFNENIPIYLQIKEEIEKAIITKSIKEEDKIQSIRTLAQQYRLNPQTISSAVSELINEGILYKKRGIGLFVNKGAQQELKKKKSAEFRKIELQKIIKKGKNLGIDKNEFFKVIEQIY